Proteins from a genomic interval of Piscinibacter sp. HJYY11:
- a CDS encoding ATP-binding protein has product MKLATPSDPPSPSLGPAMLPSGGTDVVQNDSAVQRVVKVRRDYNSWVARETMEDYALRFTPRAFRKWSEMRVANTAFGAASFLILEAVGATLLVQYGFLNAFWAIVATGLIIFLAGLPISTYAAKHGLDMDLLTRGAGFGYIGSTITSLIYASFTFIFFALEAAVMAYALELAFDIPPAWGYLICAVVVIPLVTHGVTAISRLQVWTQPLWLVMLVVPYVFVFWHNPNVLDDIAHYGGAPAGGADGTQFNLYLFGTAMTVGIALMTQMGEQVDYLRFMPEKTAQNRKRWWAGVLIGGPGWVILGVIKMLGGMVLAYLAISHSVPTDRAVDPNQMYLAAYEYVFSRPGWAVAAVMVFVVISQLKINVTNAYAGSLAWSNFFARLTHSHPGRVVWVVFNTLIALMLMELDVFRALGGVLGLYSNIAISWIMAVVADLVINKPLGLSPPGIEFKRAHLYDVNPVGVGAMGAASVLSIAAYLGMFGPLAEAFSALIALVTAMVVSPLIAWYTRGRYYIARQSKGLFTGLQHCVICEREYESDDLAHCPAYLGNICSLCCSLDARCNDLCKPEARLSAQWSRALRKLLPQRVWPYIDTGLGHYLLVMAIVVPLLAGVFALLYQQELRNLGEMVDTLGPALKLGFIKAFAALLLVSGIVAWWLVLTHKSRQVAQEESNRQTQAVHEQTLALRREIDSHRQTDLALQEAKLAADMANQAKSRYITTVSHELRTPLNSILGYAQLLEEDPAIPGHRKQAVSVIRRGGDHLLSLIEHTLDIARIEGGKFRLEPRPLRFREAVQQIVHMFELQAAGKGIEFRADLGDVMPEVVRADEKRLRQILINVLGNAVKFTQDGRVVFRLRYAREMAVFEIEDTGPGIAPDELTHIFEPFARGSETTSGGTGLGLTIAKMLTDLMGGELTVASTLGQGTVFRIKLFLPEARGAVAALEVPRAARTGYRGERRRILIVDNEEVDRSLLVTVLQPLGFELMQAASGHEALAVVAGYDPHAILMDLAMPGIDGWATIRAIRSQKLSEAPIAIVSGNAFDKDLENDVGITPQDFVLKPVRVHELLDWLGSRLKLEWLEAAAAVEPGAAPVPAPWVLPDEAQLKALDELIHLGYFRGIVKKLDEIERDNPACASFVAHLRGLARNFQLDAMSTVVRRVLAEP; this is encoded by the coding sequence ATGAAGCTTGCCACCCCGTCGGACCCGCCATCGCCCTCGCTCGGCCCGGCCATGTTGCCCTCCGGCGGCACCGATGTGGTGCAGAACGACAGCGCCGTGCAGCGGGTGGTCAAGGTCCGCCGTGACTACAACAGCTGGGTCGCCCGCGAGACCATGGAGGACTACGCGCTGCGCTTCACGCCGCGCGCCTTTCGCAAGTGGTCGGAGATGCGAGTCGCCAACACCGCCTTCGGGGCGGCCTCGTTCCTCATCCTCGAAGCGGTGGGCGCGACGCTGCTCGTGCAGTACGGCTTCCTCAACGCCTTCTGGGCCATCGTGGCGACGGGCCTGATCATCTTCCTCGCCGGCCTGCCCATCAGCACCTATGCCGCGAAGCACGGTCTCGACATGGACCTGCTGACCCGCGGCGCCGGCTTCGGCTACATCGGCTCGACCATCACCTCGCTGATCTACGCGAGCTTCACCTTCATCTTCTTCGCGCTCGAAGCGGCGGTGATGGCCTATGCGCTCGAGCTGGCCTTCGACATCCCGCCCGCCTGGGGCTACCTGATCTGCGCGGTGGTGGTGATCCCGCTCGTCACGCACGGCGTCACCGCCATCAGCCGCCTGCAGGTCTGGACGCAGCCGCTGTGGCTGGTGATGCTGGTCGTGCCTTACGTCTTCGTCTTTTGGCACAACCCCAACGTGCTCGACGACATCGCCCACTACGGTGGTGCGCCGGCGGGTGGGGCCGACGGTACGCAGTTCAACCTCTACCTCTTCGGCACCGCGATGACGGTGGGCATCGCGCTCATGACGCAGATGGGCGAGCAGGTCGACTACCTGCGTTTCATGCCCGAGAAGACGGCTCAGAACCGCAAGCGCTGGTGGGCTGGGGTGCTGATCGGCGGACCGGGCTGGGTGATCCTCGGCGTGATCAAGATGCTGGGCGGCATGGTGCTCGCCTACCTGGCGATCAGCCACTCGGTGCCCACCGACCGCGCGGTCGACCCGAACCAGATGTACCTCGCGGCCTACGAGTACGTGTTCTCGCGCCCGGGCTGGGCGGTGGCCGCGGTGATGGTGTTCGTCGTCATCTCGCAGCTGAAGATCAACGTGACGAACGCGTATGCCGGCTCGCTCGCGTGGAGCAACTTCTTCGCGCGCCTCACGCACAGCCACCCGGGGCGTGTGGTGTGGGTGGTGTTCAACACGCTGATCGCGCTGATGCTGATGGAGCTCGACGTGTTCCGCGCGCTGGGCGGCGTGCTGGGCCTGTACTCCAACATCGCCATCAGCTGGATCATGGCCGTGGTGGCCGATCTCGTGATCAACAAGCCGCTCGGCCTGTCGCCCCCGGGGATCGAGTTCAAGCGCGCACATCTGTACGACGTCAACCCGGTCGGCGTGGGCGCGATGGGCGCGGCCTCGGTGCTGTCGATCGCGGCCTACCTCGGCATGTTCGGGCCCCTGGCCGAAGCCTTCTCGGCGCTGATCGCGCTGGTCACCGCGATGGTGGTGTCACCGCTCATCGCTTGGTACACGCGCGGCCGCTACTACATCGCCCGCCAATCGAAAGGCCTCTTCACCGGCCTGCAGCACTGCGTGATCTGCGAGCGCGAATACGAGTCCGACGACCTGGCCCATTGCCCCGCCTACCTCGGCAACATCTGCTCGCTGTGCTGCTCGCTCGACGCACGTTGCAACGACCTCTGCAAGCCTGAAGCGCGCCTGTCTGCGCAGTGGTCGCGCGCCTTGCGCAAACTGCTGCCGCAGCGTGTGTGGCCCTACATCGACACCGGGCTCGGCCACTACCTGCTGGTGATGGCGATCGTGGTGCCCTTGCTGGCCGGGGTGTTCGCCTTGCTCTACCAGCAGGAGCTGCGCAACCTCGGCGAGATGGTCGACACGCTCGGGCCTGCCTTGAAGCTCGGGTTCATCAAGGCCTTCGCTGCCTTGCTGCTCGTGAGCGGCATCGTCGCCTGGTGGCTGGTGTTGACGCACAAGAGCCGCCAGGTGGCGCAGGAAGAGTCCAACCGCCAGACGCAGGCCGTGCACGAGCAGACGCTCGCGCTGCGCCGCGAGATCGACTCGCACCGCCAGACCGACCTGGCGCTGCAGGAAGCCAAGCTCGCCGCCGACATGGCCAACCAGGCCAAGAGCCGCTACATCACGACCGTGAGCCATGAGCTGCGCACGCCGCTCAACAGCATCCTCGGCTATGCGCAGCTGCTGGAGGAAGACCCGGCGATCCCCGGCCACCGCAAGCAGGCGGTGAGCGTGATCCGCCGCGGCGGCGACCACCTGCTCTCGCTGATCGAGCACACGCTCGACATCGCCCGCATCGAAGGCGGCAAGTTCCGCCTGGAGCCGCGCCCGCTGCGCTTCCGCGAGGCGGTGCAGCAGATCGTGCACATGTTCGAGCTGCAGGCGGCCGGCAAGGGCATCGAGTTCCGCGCCGACCTGGGCGACGTGATGCCCGAGGTCGTGCGCGCCGATGAGAAGCGCCTGCGCCAGATCCTCATCAACGTGCTGGGCAACGCGGTCAAGTTCACGCAGGACGGGCGCGTCGTCTTCCGCCTGCGCTATGCGCGCGAGATGGCGGTCTTCGAGATCGAGGACACCGGCCCCGGCATCGCACCCGACGAGCTGACGCACATCTTCGAGCCCTTCGCGCGCGGCAGCGAAACGACCAGCGGCGGCACGGGCCTCGGCCTCACCATCGCCAAGATGCTCACCGACCTGATGGGCGGGGAACTCACGGTCGCGAGCACCCTCGGCCAGGGCACGGTCTTCCGCATCAAGCTCTTCCTGCCTGAAGCACGCGGCGCCGTCGCGGCACTCGAAGTGCCGCGCGCCGCCCGCACCGGCTACCGCGGCGAGCGCCGCCGCATCCTCATCGTCGACAACGAGGAGGTCGACCGCTCCCTGCTCGTCACCGTGCTGCAGCCGCTCGGCTTCGAGCTGATGCAGGCCGCCTCGGGCCACGAGGCGCTGGCGGTGGTGGCCGGCTATGACCCGCACGCCATCCTGATGGACCTGGCCATGCCCGGCATCGACGGCTGGGCCACCATCCGCGCGATCCGCTCGCAGAAGCTGAGCGAGGCGCCCATCGCCATCGTCTCCGGCAATGCCTTCGACAAGGACCTGGAAAACGACGTCGGCATCACCCCGCAGGACTTCGTGCTCAAGCCCGTGCGCGTGCACGAGCTGCTCGACTGGCTGGGCTCGCGCCTGAAACTCGAGTGGCTGGAAGCCGCCGCTGCCGTCGAGCCCGGGGCCGCGCCGGTGCCCGCCCCCTGGGTGCTGCCCGACGAAGCGCAGTTGAAGGCGCTCGACGAGCTCATCCACCTCGGCTACTTCCGCGGCATCGTGAAGAAGCTCGACGAGATCGAGCGCGACAATCCCGCCTGCGCCAGCTTCGTCGCCCACCTGCGCGGCTTGGCGCGCAACTTCCAACTCGATGCGATGAGCACCGTGGTGCGTCGTGTCCTCGCCGAGCCCTGA
- a CDS encoding response regulator: MTPRPSERLPDRTASDVVLIVDDVPDNLSLLHDALDEAGYTVLVATSGETALQRAAQAVPDVVLLDAVMPGMDGFEVARRLKSGPDTAHIPIIFMTGLTDTEHVVAAFGAGGVDYVTKPIRPQEVLARMAAHMQAARQARQARNALDAFGHATMAVHVSNDKQSGKAVWQTPLARQLMHTYFAVDPGQVPAELLQWLREQSDLADEGREGTPLTVTRESRQLVFSLQERTSDDDWLMVMREVSDAAVVEALLQAFKLTMKEAEVLYWVVKGKTNRDIGDILGSSPATVKKHLEHVFEKLGVETRNAAASLAMKKVRLLAG, encoded by the coding sequence ATGACCCCGCGACCCTCTGAACGTCTGCCCGACCGCACCGCGAGCGACGTGGTGCTGATCGTCGACGACGTGCCCGACAACCTCTCTCTGCTGCACGACGCGCTCGACGAGGCCGGCTACACCGTGCTCGTGGCCACCAGCGGCGAGACGGCGCTGCAGCGTGCCGCGCAGGCCGTGCCCGACGTGGTGCTGCTCGACGCCGTGATGCCCGGCATGGACGGCTTCGAGGTCGCCCGCCGCCTAAAGTCCGGGCCCGACACCGCCCACATTCCCATCATCTTCATGACCGGCCTCACCGACACCGAGCACGTGGTGGCGGCCTTTGGCGCCGGGGGCGTCGACTACGTCACCAAGCCCATCCGTCCGCAGGAAGTGCTGGCGCGCATGGCCGCGCACATGCAGGCCGCCCGACAGGCGCGCCAGGCACGCAATGCGCTCGATGCCTTCGGCCACGCCACGATGGCGGTGCACGTGAGCAACGACAAGCAGAGCGGCAAGGCCGTGTGGCAGACGCCGCTTGCGCGCCAGCTGATGCACACCTACTTTGCCGTCGACCCCGGCCAGGTCCCCGCAGAGCTGCTGCAGTGGCTGCGCGAGCAGTCCGATCTCGCCGACGAAGGCCGCGAGGGCACGCCCCTGACGGTGACCCGTGAGTCTCGCCAACTCGTCTTCTCGCTGCAGGAGCGCACGAGCGACGACGACTGGCTGATGGTGATGCGAGAGGTCTCCGACGCCGCGGTCGTCGAGGCCCTGCTGCAGGCCTTCAAGCTCACCATGAAGGAAGCCGAGGTGCTGTACTGGGTCGTCAAGGGCAAGACCAACCGCGACATCGGCGACATCCTCGGCAGCAGCCCGGCCACGGTGAAGAAGCACCTCGAGCATGTGTTCGAGAAGCTCGGCGTCGAGACGCGCAACGCAGCGGCATCGCTGGCGATGAAGAAGGTGCGGCTGCTGGCAGGCTGA
- the ureA gene encoding urease subunit gamma, whose translation MELTPREKDKLLIFTASLLAERRKARGLKLNYPEAVAMISAAIMEGARDGKTVAALMSEGKTILTRDDVMDGIPELIPEIQVEATFPDGTKLVTVHQPIA comes from the coding sequence ATGGAACTGACCCCACGCGAAAAAGACAAGCTCCTGATCTTCACCGCGTCGCTGCTCGCCGAGCGCCGCAAAGCCCGCGGGCTCAAGCTCAACTATCCGGAAGCCGTGGCGATGATCAGCGCCGCGATCATGGAGGGCGCCCGAGACGGCAAGACCGTCGCCGCGCTGATGAGCGAGGGCAAGACCATCCTCACGCGCGACGACGTGATGGACGGCATCCCGGAGCTGATCCCCGAGATCCAGGTCGAAGCGACCTTCCCCGATGGCACCAAATTGGTGACCGTGCACCAACCTATTGCATAA